The Streptomyces cathayae DNA segment CGTGCCCAGCTTGTCGTCGAGGTTGTCGCCGGTCATCTCGCCGACGGCCTTGACGTGCCCGGCGTTCTCGGCGATCAGCGCGATGACGACCGGCAGGGCGACCAGGATCGCCGACCACTCGAAGGACGGGCCGTGCAGGTTCGGCAGACCGATCCAGTCGGCCTGGCCCACACCGGACAGGTCCAGGCGCCAGTGGTCGGTGACCTTGCCGCTCGCGTCCGCGGAGTGGATCCGGCCGAAGACCAGGTCGAGGACCCAGGAGAGCGCGTACCCGAAGACCAGCCCGAGGAAGATCGCGATACGGGACCAGAAGCCCCGCAGGCACACCACCGCCAGGCCGGTGAACAGCATCACGGACAGGGCGGTCCACTGGTCCTGCGGCCAGTACGTGGCGGCGGTCACCGGCGCCAGGTTGAAGCCGATCAGCATCACCACCGCGCCGGTGACGATCGGCGGCATCGTGGCGTGGATGATCCGCGCCCCGAAACGCCGCACCGCGAGCCCCACCAGGAACAGCGCGGCCCCGACCACGAACACCGCGCCGGTCACCGTGGCGCTCGACCCGCCCTGGGCCCGGATGACCGCGGCGACGCCGACGAAGGAGAGCGAGCAGCCCAGATAGCTGGGCACCCGGCCGCGCGTGGCCAGCAGGAAGACGATGGTCGCGACGCCCGACATCATGATCGCGAGGTTGGGGTCCAGGCCCATCAGCACCGGGGCGACGAACGACGCCCCGAACATCGCCACGACGTGCTGGGCGCCGAGTCCCGCGGTACGGGGCCAGGAGAGCCGTTCGTCGGGGCGGACCACCGCGCCGGGAGCCGGGGTGCGTCCGTCTCCGTGCAGTGTCCAGCGGACGCCGAGATCCATGGGGTGTCGCTTTCGTCGTTCGTGCAGCGTGTCCGGACCATTGTCGGGGCTCTCCAGGTGTGCTTCGTACACCTGGACAGGTCTGCTCCGGCTGTCTGAGCGTCTGCTTAGGATGAGGGCGCGCCGTCGGTTCGTGTAGGCGGCACTCATTCCGTACGCACCAGGAGTTCCGCCCGTGACCGCCGAAGCCCCGACCGCCCCCGCCCTGTCGTACGGCCGGCTGATCCCGGTGACCGTCCACTTCGACGACCTCGACGCGCTGGGGCTGCTGCACAACGCGCGCTATCCGCTGATGGTCGAGCGGGCCTGGGCCGAACTGTGGGAGGAGCACGGCATCCGCTTCGAGGGCGACTGGACGGCGGCCGGCGACGCCTGCAACGCGGTCAGGGAGCTGCGGATCGGCTACGAGGCCCCGGTGACCCGGACCGGCGCGTACGCCGTCCACCTGTGGCTGGAGCGGTTGGGGACGACCGGGCTGACCTACGGTTTCCGCTTCTGCTCGCGGGACGGGGCGGTGACCTACGCGCGGGGCAGCCGGGTGCTGGTACGGCTGGACGCGAAAACCCTGCGCCCGGCGCCCTGGAGCGAGACGCTCAGGGCCGCGGGCCGGGAACTGCTGCGTCCGGGCGGATGACCTTCACACGGTCCCCGGAGCGCAGCACGCCCGCGAGGCCGGCCAGACCGCAGGACAACACCGTGACCAGGACGAACGACACCATCAGACTGGTCGCCTGGGCCAGCAGGCCGATCGCGCTCGGAGCGATCAGGCCCGAGGTGTACGTGATGGTCGCGACGCCCGCGATGGCGAGGCTGGGATGGGTGCCGCTGCGGCCCGCCGCGGCGAAGCACAGCGGCACCACCACCGCGATGCCGAGGCCCATCAGCGCGAACCCGGCCATCGCCGTCGCGGGGTGCGGGGCGAGGACGATCAGCAGTCCGCCGGTGACGGCGACGACGCCGCTCGTGCGCACTGTGCGCACCGCGCCGTAGCGGTCCACCACCCGGTCCCCGGCGAGCCGGGCGATCGCCATGGTGAGCGTGAACCCGGTGGTGCAGGCCGCGGCGAGCCCCGGCGAGGCATCCAGCCGGTCGCGCAGATAGACCGCCGACCAGTCGAGGCTCGCACCCTCCGCGAAGACCGCGCAGAAGCCGATGGCGCCGATCAGCAGCGCGGAGCGGGGCGGCAGCGCGAACCTCGGCGGCGGCTCCTCGTCCTCGGCGGGCTGCAGGTCGAGCACATGGCCCGCGGCGGCGACACCCGCCACGGTCAGGACACCGGCCGCGAGCGCGTGGTGCAGCCGGGCGTCCGTGCCGAGGTGCGCGGCGAGGGTGCCGGCCGCCGAGCCGACCAGGGCACCGACGCTCCACATGCCGTGCAGCCCGGACATGATCGACCGCTCGAGCCGGTTCTCCACCTCCACCCCCAGGGCGTTCATCGCGACGTCGGACACGCCGGCCGTGGCGCCGTAGACGAACAGGACCAGGCAGAGCGTCAGCAGGTTCGGGGCGATCGACGGCAGGACCAGCGCGAGCGTCCACAGGGCGATCAGTCCGCGCAGCGCGGTGCGGGCGCCGAAGCGGTGGCTGACCCGCCCCGCCAGCGGCATCGCGAGGGACGCACCGATCGCGGGGAAGGCGAGCGCGAGCCCCAACTGCCCCGGGCTCACGCCGGCATGGTCCTGGATCCAGGGCACGCGCGTGGCGAACGAGCCGGTCACGGCGCCGTGCACGGCGAACACGGCGCCCACGGCGTACCGCGCCCTCCGTACCTTGTGTTGCCCGTACACCTCTGCGGTCATGGTCCCGCCCCTCCCGGCCGCACGTGGCCCTCACGCGCCGCCGTAAACTATCAGGGAGGCTTCCTGATGGATAAGGGGATTTTCGCCAGTCTCCCGGGCCGCGTACCGATCCGGTCCCGCCGTCCACCGCCCGCCGATCACGGGCAGCCGATCACGGCAGCCGATCTGGAAGGATCACGCCATGGCCGCATCCCCCAGCACCGCCAGAGCCATCAACGACCGGAACGCCCTGCGGCTGCTCCAGCAGGAAGGTCCGCTGACGGCAAGGCAGTTGAAGCAGCTGACCGGCCTGTCCCGGCCGACCGTCGCCGACCTCGTCGAGCGGCTGACCGCGGCCGGGCTGATCACGGTGGTCGGGGAGGCCGGGGAGCAGCGGCGCGGACCGAACGCGAAGGTGTACGGGATCGTCGCCGACCGGGCGCACCTGGCGGCGCTCGACGTTCGTACCGAGGGTGTCGCCGTGGTCGTCTCCGACCTCGTCGGTGCGGTGCTGGCCGAGGCCTGGGCGCCGATCGCGGTGGACGCCGGGACCGGCCCGGCCGTGGAGCGGGCGGTGACGCTGGTCGAGCGGACGGTGAAGGAGGCGGGCGCCGACCGGTTGCACACCGTCGGCATCGGTGCCCCTGGGCTGATCGACCCCGCGAGCGGCGAACTGCGGGTGTCCAAGGGGCTGCCGGAATGGCACCGTCTGCTGGTGGCCACGCTGCAGGAGCGGCTGCCCGCGGCACGCGTCAGCCTGGAGAACGAGACCAACCTCGCCGCCCTGGCCGAGCAGCGCGAGGGCACCGCCCGGGGCCGCGACACCTTCGTCCTGCTCTGGCTGGGCCACGGCACCGGCGCGGCCGTGATCCTGAACGGCTCCCTGCGCCGGGGCGCCTCCGGCGGCACGGGCGAGATCGGCTTCCTGCCGGTCCCGGGCACCGCCGGTCTGCCGTCGGCCGCCGACTGCGGCGGCGGCTTCCACTCCCTCGCGGCCGCGGCGGCGATCGCCGAACTGGCGGGGGAGTACGGGGTCGTGGCCGAGCCGGACACGGAACCGGTGGCGGCGGGGGCGGTACGGGCCGCCGCCGCGAGGGCGCGCGAGGAGCCGGCCTCGGCGGACGCGCGCTTCCTCGACGCCCTCGCCGACCGCGTGGCCGTGGGGGTCGCGGCGGTGGCGGCGCTGCTGGACCCTGGATGCGTGGTGCTCGGCGGGGAGATCGGCCAGGCCGGAGGCACGGAACTCGCCGCCCGCGTACAGGACCGGACGGCCCGGATGTCACCGCTGTCCACCGAGGTGCGCGCGAGCCTCCTGGGCGGCGGCGCGGTGCTGCGCGGTGCCCTCCTGACGGCCCGGGACCGCGCCCAGGACGAGCTCTTCGGCCCACCCGCCGCACTTTGACGCCGGGCGCCCCGCTCCGCCACCGGGCGCTCGCCCCGGCCCCCTCCGGCTCGCCCGCCTACTCGCCGACGCGTCCCCGCCCCGCCCGTGCGGCCAGGAACTCCTCGAAGGTGCCCTTGCCCACCGCGCGCTCCGGGGCGAGGTGGCTGCCGGCGCGGAAGGCCCGGTAGGCGGCGCCCCGGAGCGGAACCCTGACCACCGCGCGGCGTCGCCCCGTCGCCCGGAGGTAGGAGCGCGCCAGGGAGTCGAGCGTCCTCACCTCCGGGCCGCCCATGTCCTCGACGCGCCCCGCCGGCCCGCCCCCGGCCAGCTCGGCCAGGCGGTCCGCGACCTCGGTCACCTCGATCGGCTGGTCCTTCACACGGGACGGCAGCAGCAGCACCGGGAGCCTGCCCAGCCCTTCGAACACCGTGAGCAGCAGGTCGTGGAACTGGGTCGTGCGCAGGACGGTCCAGCCGATCCCGGACTCCTCGACCAGCCGTTCCACCGCGAACTTGGTCCGGTAGTAACCGAACGGCACCCGGTCGACACCGACGATCGAGATGTACACGAGGTGCCCCACCCCGGCCCGCCGTGCCGCCGCGAGAAGGTTCTCCGCCGCCTGCTCGTCTCCGCCGCGCGGTGTGCTCGCACAGTGGACGACCGTGTCCACCCCGGTGACGGCCTCGTCCAGCGTGCTGCCGCCCCGGCGCAGGTCGACGGCGTACGGACGGGAGTGCCGGCTGAGCACCCGCACCTCGTGCCCGTCCGTCCGCAACCGTTCGGTCAGGTGCCGGCCGAGGGCTCCGGTGCCGCCGGTCACCAGGATCGTGCTCATGCTGTTCAGCCCCTCGGGAGATGCGGTGCTCCCCGCTGGAGCACCCTCGTCCACAGGGACGGATCGGCGGCCCCGGATGTGACACGGGATCACGGACGACCCCGGCGGACGGCGTGGTGAGGCCCGGCGGCGGGCAAGGGCCGTCGTCACCGCCGCCGGGCCGGTCTGTGCGGAGGCCGCATCAGACGCTAAAAGGACTAGACCACTGTGGTCAATGGGTGGGTGCAGGTCGGGAGGGCGCGTTCGACGGCGTTCAAGGGGGCAGGCGGGGCGCGGGTGGGCTGCTGTGCGCCGGTTGTGCGCCGGTTGTGCGCCGGTGGCGCGTGATGTCCGAGGGCCGGCCGCGGGCGGGCGGCGCGCACGGACG contains these protein-coding regions:
- a CDS encoding uracil-xanthine permease family protein; its protein translation is MDLGVRWTLHGDGRTPAPGAVVRPDERLSWPRTAGLGAQHVVAMFGASFVAPVLMGLDPNLAIMMSGVATIVFLLATRGRVPSYLGCSLSFVGVAAVIRAQGGSSATVTGAVFVVGAALFLVGLAVRRFGARIIHATMPPIVTGAVVMLIGFNLAPVTAATYWPQDQWTALSVMLFTGLAVVCLRGFWSRIAIFLGLVFGYALSWVLDLVFGRIHSADASGKVTDHWRLDLSGVGQADWIGLPNLHGPSFEWSAILVALPVVIALIAENAGHVKAVGEMTGDNLDDKLGTAISADGVGSMLSTAVGGPPNTTYSENIGVMAATRVYSTAAYWAAACFALLFGLCPKFGAVVAAIPGGVLGGITVILYGMIGLLGAQIWINAKVDLRNPLNLVPAAAGIIIGVGNVTMEFTDTFSLSGIALGSLVVITGYHALRAFAPAHLKTQPPLLDAGTSAYDENSGSEDGRGGNSGDGGNSGNGGDEADGGGAQRAKS
- a CDS encoding acyl-CoA thioesterase; translated protein: MTAEAPTAPALSYGRLIPVTVHFDDLDALGLLHNARYPLMVERAWAELWEEHGIRFEGDWTAAGDACNAVRELRIGYEAPVTRTGAYAVHLWLERLGTTGLTYGFRFCSRDGAVTYARGSRVLVRLDAKTLRPAPWSETLRAAGRELLRPGG
- a CDS encoding MFS transporter, with protein sequence MTAEVYGQHKVRRARYAVGAVFAVHGAVTGSFATRVPWIQDHAGVSPGQLGLALAFPAIGASLAMPLAGRVSHRFGARTALRGLIALWTLALVLPSIAPNLLTLCLVLFVYGATAGVSDVAMNALGVEVENRLERSIMSGLHGMWSVGALVGSAAGTLAAHLGTDARLHHALAAGVLTVAGVAAAGHVLDLQPAEDEEPPPRFALPPRSALLIGAIGFCAVFAEGASLDWSAVYLRDRLDASPGLAAACTTGFTLTMAIARLAGDRVVDRYGAVRTVRTSGVVAVTGGLLIVLAPHPATAMAGFALMGLGIAVVVPLCFAAAGRSGTHPSLAIAGVATITYTSGLIAPSAIGLLAQATSLMVSFVLVTVLSCGLAGLAGVLRSGDRVKVIRPDAAVPGPRP
- a CDS encoding ROK family transcriptional regulator, giving the protein MAASPSTARAINDRNALRLLQQEGPLTARQLKQLTGLSRPTVADLVERLTAAGLITVVGEAGEQRRGPNAKVYGIVADRAHLAALDVRTEGVAVVVSDLVGAVLAEAWAPIAVDAGTGPAVERAVTLVERTVKEAGADRLHTVGIGAPGLIDPASGELRVSKGLPEWHRLLVATLQERLPAARVSLENETNLAALAEQREGTARGRDTFVLLWLGHGTGAAVILNGSLRRGASGGTGEIGFLPVPGTAGLPSAADCGGGFHSLAAAAAIAELAGEYGVVAEPDTEPVAAGAVRAAAARAREEPASADARFLDALADRVAVGVAAVAALLDPGCVVLGGEIGQAGGTELAARVQDRTARMSPLSTEVRASLLGGGAVLRGALLTARDRAQDELFGPPAAL
- a CDS encoding SDR family oxidoreductase, producing the protein MSTILVTGGTGALGRHLTERLRTDGHEVRVLSRHSRPYAVDLRRGGSTLDEAVTGVDTVVHCASTPRGGDEQAAENLLAAARRAGVGHLVYISIVGVDRVPFGYYRTKFAVERLVEESGIGWTVLRTTQFHDLLLTVFEGLGRLPVLLLPSRVKDQPIEVTEVADRLAELAGGGPAGRVEDMGGPEVRTLDSLARSYLRATGRRRAVVRVPLRGAAYRAFRAGSHLAPERAVGKGTFEEFLAARAGRGRVGE